A single genomic interval of Lewinellaceae bacterium harbors:
- a CDS encoding Rpn family recombination-promoting nuclease/putative transposase, producing MSALQDKYVNPLTDFGFKKLFGTEPNKALLIDFLNQVLPARHQIKDLTYSRNEQLGEQAIDRKAIFDLFCVGESGERFIVELQKAKQNFFKDRSVYYASFPIKEQAQKGDWDYRLEPVYTVGILDFVFDDHKSDKELLHTVELKNQNCDVFYDKLKFIYIELPKFRKTEKELETHFEKWLYVFKHLANLQNRPRALQEKVFENLFEAAEIAGFSPEEREAYEESLKYYRDMKNVIDTSVEEGRKEGRKEGRKEGRKEGRKEGRKEGLKEGRKERSLEIARELKKNNVPVDVIMKTTGLTREEIERL from the coding sequence ATGAGCGCATTACAAGACAAATACGTCAACCCATTAACTGACTTCGGTTTCAAAAAGCTGTTTGGCACGGAGCCCAACAAGGCCCTGCTGATCGATTTCCTGAACCAGGTCCTGCCGGCCAGGCATCAGATCAAAGACCTTACTTATTCCAGAAATGAACAACTCGGTGAACAGGCAATAGACCGCAAGGCGATCTTCGACCTGTTCTGCGTCGGGGAATCGGGCGAAAGGTTTATTGTCGAGCTGCAAAAGGCCAAGCAGAATTTTTTTAAAGACCGGAGCGTCTATTATGCTTCCTTCCCGATCAAGGAACAGGCACAAAAAGGCGATTGGGATTACCGCCTCGAACCGGTTTACACCGTCGGCATCCTGGACTTTGTGTTCGACGACCATAAGTCGGATAAGGAATTGCTGCATACTGTGGAATTGAAAAACCAGAACTGTGATGTTTTTTACGATAAGTTGAAATTCATCTACATCGAGTTGCCCAAATTCCGGAAAACAGAAAAGGAGTTGGAAACGCACTTCGAGAAATGGTTGTATGTTTTCAAGCATCTGGCAAATCTTCAAAACCGCCCCAGGGCTCTTCAGGAAAAGGTATTTGAAAATCTCTTCGAAGCAGCAGAAATAGCCGGGTTCAGCCCGGAGGAACGGGAGGCTTATGAAGAAAGCCTTAAGTATTATCGGGATATGAAGAATGTGATCGATACTTCTGTAGAAGAAGGGCGGAAGGAAGGCCGGAAGGAAGGGCGGAAGGAAGGCCGGAAGGAAGGCCGGAAGGAAGGGCGGAAGGAAGGCCTCAAAGAAGGGCGCAAGGAACGGAGTCTCGAAATCGCCCGCGAATTAAAAAAGAACAATGTGCCGGTTGACGTTATTATGAAAACTACCGGGCTGACACGGGAGGAGATCGAGCGGTTGTAG
- a CDS encoding thioredoxin domain-containing protein, whose translation MKTSPILTSLLLLLLWACNAQTGQEQHPYTNALINESSPYLLQHAHNPVNWSPWGEAALKKAQEEDKLLIISVGYAACHWCHVMEEESFEDTTIARIMNENFVAIKVDREERPDVDGVYMTACQMASEGSCGWPLNAFALPDGRPVWAGTYFPKDQWKNILEYFVKVYQEERGKLEDYAGRLTEGIQASGRPQPAAEDALFTQKTLAGTVEAFLANIDFKKGGRKGAPKFPVPNNYEFLLQYHHLAGNEKALEAVTATLDNMSSGGIYDHLGGGFARYSTDSEWKVPHFEKMLYDNAQLASLYSEAYQVTQKGRYREVVFESLEFIERELTSPEGGFYSSLDADSEGEEGKFYTWQKSEIDSILEDERQSAVFCGYYQVEKGGNWEETNILYTGDNIEKILTEYNLTLDEILQLLTQARQKLFEARAKRIRPRLDDKILTSWNALMMQGYLDAYRAFAEPAFLEKALKNGQFIVDNMLAAGGRLDRNYKDGKSSINGFLDDYAFTIHAFISLYETTFDVQWLQRAEGLAQYTLAHFRDEKSGLFFYTSDLDPPLIARKMELEDNVIPASNSAMARALHRLGTLLYNKDYLEISANMLQSMAPRFTATTQPQYFSNWCALYAEQAFPYYEIAIVGPDYQNLRNQLGARYLPNAVLLGGPDEGRLELLKGKLQGGETFIYVCKQNVCKLPVQGVEAALGQMGL comes from the coding sequence ATGAAAACCTCCCCAATTCTCACCTCCCTCCTGCTCCTGCTCCTCTGGGCCTGCAACGCCCAAACCGGCCAGGAGCAGCACCCCTACACCAACGCCCTCATCAACGAGAGCAGCCCCTACCTGCTGCAGCACGCCCACAACCCGGTAAACTGGAGCCCCTGGGGAGAAGCAGCCCTGAAAAAAGCGCAGGAAGAAGACAAGCTGCTCATCATCAGCGTCGGCTACGCGGCCTGCCACTGGTGCCATGTGATGGAGGAAGAGTCCTTCGAAGACACTACCATCGCCCGCATCATGAATGAAAACTTTGTAGCTATCAAAGTGGACCGCGAGGAGCGGCCCGACGTGGACGGCGTGTACATGACCGCCTGCCAGATGGCCTCCGAGGGCAGTTGCGGCTGGCCCCTCAACGCTTTCGCCCTGCCCGACGGGCGGCCGGTATGGGCGGGCACGTACTTTCCCAAAGATCAATGGAAAAACATCCTGGAGTACTTCGTCAAAGTCTACCAGGAGGAGCGGGGAAAGCTGGAGGACTACGCCGGGCGGCTGACCGAAGGCATTCAGGCGTCCGGCCGGCCGCAGCCGGCGGCGGAAGATGCGCTGTTTACACAGAAGACATTGGCGGGAACTGTGGAGGCTTTTCTGGCCAACATCGACTTCAAAAAAGGCGGCCGGAAGGGGGCGCCGAAATTCCCGGTGCCCAACAACTACGAATTCCTGCTGCAGTACCACCACCTGGCCGGCAACGAGAAAGCCCTGGAGGCGGTGACCGCTACGCTGGACAACATGTCCAGCGGCGGCATCTACGACCACCTCGGCGGCGGCTTCGCCCGCTACTCCACCGATTCGGAATGGAAAGTTCCTCACTTCGAAAAAATGCTCTACGACAACGCCCAGCTGGCAAGCCTCTACAGCGAAGCTTATCAGGTAACCCAAAAGGGCCGCTACCGGGAAGTGGTTTTCGAAAGCCTCGAATTCATTGAGCGGGAACTAACGTCCCCGGAAGGAGGCTTCTACTCCTCCCTGGATGCCGACAGCGAAGGGGAGGAAGGCAAATTCTATACCTGGCAAAAAAGCGAGATCGACTCCATCCTGGAGGACGAGCGGCAGAGCGCCGTTTTTTGCGGTTATTATCAGGTGGAAAAGGGGGGCAATTGGGAAGAAACCAATATTTTATACACTGGAGATAATATTGAGAAAATTCTGACTGAGTATAATTTAACATTGGATGAAATACTTCAACTTCTCACCCAGGCCCGGCAAAAGCTGTTCGAAGCCCGTGCTAAACGTATTCGCCCCAGGCTGGATGATAAGATTCTCACCAGTTGGAATGCCTTAATGATGCAGGGTTACCTGGATGCTTACCGCGCCTTCGCCGAGCCGGCCTTCCTGGAAAAAGCCCTGAAGAACGGCCAATTCATCGTGGACAATATGCTGGCGGCCGGCGGCCGGCTGGACCGCAACTACAAAGACGGCAAATCTTCTATCAATGGTTTTCTGGACGACTATGCCTTCACCATCCACGCCTTTATTTCCTTATACGAAACCACCTTCGATGTGCAATGGCTGCAACGAGCGGAAGGCCTCGCTCAATATACCCTTGCTCATTTCAGAGATGAAAAAAGCGGCCTTTTCTTCTACACTTCCGATCTCGACCCACCCCTCATCGCCCGCAAAATGGAGTTGGAAGACAATGTGATCCCCGCTTCCAACTCGGCTATGGCCCGGGCGCTGCACCGGCTGGGCACCTTGCTGTACAACAAAGATTATCTGGAAATCTCCGCTAATATGCTGCAATCCATGGCGCCCCGGTTCACGGCCACCACCCAGCCGCAGTATTTCTCCAACTGGTGCGCGCTGTACGCCGAGCAGGCCTTCCCCTACTACGAGATCGCCATCGTCGGCCCTGATTATCAAAACCTGAGGAATCAATTAGGCGCACGTTACCTGCCCAACGCCGTCCTGCTGGGCGGGCCGGACGAGGGCAGGCTGGAACTGCTGAAGGGCAAGTTGCAGGGGGGGGAGACTTTTATTTATGTGTGTAAGCAGAATGTGTGTAAACTGCCTGTGCAGGGAGTGGAGGCGGCGTTGGGGCAAATGGGGCTTTGA